In a single window of the Littorina saxatilis isolate snail1 unplaced genomic scaffold, US_GU_Lsax_2.0 scaffold_1305, whole genome shotgun sequence genome:
- the LOC138954559 gene encoding snaclec GPIB-binding protein subunit beta-like: protein MLALAVIKWSNSVYAGAKVLKTDVAGALCVLDTLDSTNRCPTDWVENGGSCYLTLGTVVKSYSAGAALCERGSSDSHLVRVDSEAENTFLSTLVPTGSAATENMLLGFYYSPRHDQFVWQSGDLPTYSSWSSGNGKQNLAGGSCAVLDSTTSGSWSNAPCDQLTGNLVCEMPAFVV from the exons ATGTTGGCACTTGCAGTGATAAAATGGAGCAACAGTGTCTACGCCGGCGCTAAGGTCCTGAAAACAGACGTCGCTGGTGCCTTGTGCGTACTTG ACACACTGGACAGCACGAACAGATGTCCGACAG ACTGGGTGGAGAATGGCGGGTCGTGTTACCTGACTCTGGGTACTGTGGTCAAGTCCTACTCTGCCGGGGCCGCTCTGTGTGAGAG GGGTAGCAGCGACAGCCATCTTGTTCGTGTGGATTCCGAGGCAGAGAACACGTTCTTGTCCACCCTCGTACCCACTGGCTCTGCAGCTACTGAAAATATGTTGCTGG GTTTCTACTACAGTCCACGACATGACCAGTTTGTGTGGCAAAGTGGAGATCTACCGACCTATAGCTCGTGGAGTTCCGGAAATGGAAAACAAAACCTTGCTGGTGGATCCTGCGCAGTGCTCGATTCTACCACTTCCGGTTCTTGGAGTAACGCCCCTTGTGATCAGCTGACTGGAAATCTTGTTTGCGAAATGCCTGCATTTGTTGTTTGA